The following DNA comes from Nitrososphaerales archaeon.
GAAGTGAGGAAGAGGTCGGTTGTGGTTAAAGTTCGCGTCGGAGGGAAGATTAAGAAGCTCATCGCAAGATTGGAACATGTGAAGCCACACTTAAAGGGTGTAGTAAATGTCTGAAATAAAGGGGAGAAAGGTCCTTACAATTCCCGAGGTCAAAGAAATCCTCGATAGTATAAATCTTGAGACGGCCGATCAGATTCAAAAGAGGACCGTTGAGTACGTTAGAAAGTTCTCCAAAATTACAGGAGATGAGGCTAGAAGAATTCGCGAATCTCTTATAAAAGAGTGCCAATTGACGGATGAAGAAGCCGTTGAATTGATAAATATTATGCCTAGTACTATAGAAGAGGTTAGAGTATTCGCAGCTGGATGGAAGAAACTCTTGCCT
Coding sequences within:
- a CDS encoding RNA polymerase Rpb4; translated protein: MSEIKGRKVLTIPEVKEILDSINLETADQIQKRTVEYVRKFSKITGDEARRIRESLIKECQLTDEEAVELINIMPSTIEEVRVFAAGWKKLLPTETVEKILKILHERRS